One Methylorubrum extorquens genomic window, ACGATCTTCGCCGAGATGCGGGCCCACCGGATCGAGGCGGGGCTGGCCGGCGCCAACGGCTCGACCGTCGTCGCCGTGACCCGCGACGTGTCCGAGCACCGCCGCCACGCGCAGGAACTCGACCGCGCCCGTGCCGAGGCCGAGCGTGCCGACGAGGTGAAGACCCACTTCCTCGCCACCGTCAGCCACGAGCTGCGCACCCCGCTCAACGCCATCATCGGCTTCTCGGACGTGCTGGGCGGGGAGGGCGCGGTGAGCCTCTCGCCGGAGCGCTCCCGCGAATATGCCGGCATCATCGCCCAGTCCGGGCGCCACCTGCTCGACGTGGTGAACACGCTGCTCGACATCTCGCGCATTCGCGGCGGGCATTTCGACTTCCAGCCGGAGCCGGTCGATGTCGAAGCGCTGATCCGCGGCTGCTGCGACCTGATGCGGCTCAAGGCTGATGCCTCGGGCATCACCCTGACCAGCGCGCCCGTGCCCGCCGGCTGCGCCCTCGTCGCCGATGCCCGCGCCTGCCGCCAGATGCTCATCAACCTGATCTCGAACGCCGTGAAGTTCACGCCCCGCGGCGGCCGGGTGGAGGTGATGGTGCGCCGGGGCGGGGCCTATCTCGACATCGTGGTGAGCGACGACGGCATCGGCATCACCGAGGCCGACCTGCCGCGGCTCGGCGACCCCTTCTTCCAGGTCGGCGGCGGCTACGGGCGCACCCACGAGGGCACCGGGCTCGGCCTCTCGGTGGTGCGCGGCCTCGCCGGGCTGCATGGCGGCGCGGTCTCCGTCGAGAGCGCGCCGGGCAAGGGCACCGCCGTCACCGTGACCCTGCCGCTCGATTGCAGCCGCGCCAAAACCGCCACGGCCGGCGCGCGGGACGGTTCAGGCAATGGTGCCAAGGGCGCCGCGCAGGCCCAGCCTGCGCCGATCCGGACCTCGGTGCGGGTGGTGGCTATGTCGGAGCCGGCGCCCGAGCCGATCCGGCGGCCGGCCGGCCTGTTCGATCCCGCCCCGCTCTCCGCCACCCCCCCGATGCGCCGCGCCGGGTGACCGACCCCCGCGAAACACGAGAGGCGCCGACCTGCTTGCATCAGGCCTGCGCCTCTAGGCCTTGTTTTAACGCGCATTCTTTCGACGAACCGGTGACCACTTCGTCGGAATGCGCTTTAGTTCCACGTAAAGGAGCGAATTGATGCGCGAGCTGCCCGCCAGACGGGACCAGCGCGAGATCGTGGTCCCCGGTGACATGCGCGTTGCCCGAGGCCCGGCCAAATCCGCCCCGCGCCGCAAGCCCGCCCCGCGCGGGCCTGCGGCGTCCGGCTGGCAGGCCGCTCTCCTGTCCGCGGCGACGGGGGCCGGGCGAGTCTGCCGGCGCTATCCCGGCGGCGTGTTCGGGACGGTCCTCGGCGTCGGCGCGGCGGTCTATGTCTGCGTCAACGCCATGGGCCTCCAGGCCGGACCGCACCCGGCCCCGATCCTGCCGACCGTGGAGCCGAAGCCTGTGGCCGCGCGGCCCGCAGCGGCACCGGTCCGGGAGGTGCGCGCGGTCGAGACGCCCAAGCCCGCCCCCGTGCGGGAGGTGCCGGCGCCCGTCCGCGACAGCATCGCCGACATGATCCGATCCGGCGAGACGACCGCCTCGGTCACGCCTAAGGCCGAGCGCAAGCCCGCCTCCAGGCCCGCCATGACCGACCCGAAGGCCGAGGCGAAGACGGAGGCGGGCAAGTCCGAGGGACCGAAGCCGGACCCGACCGTGATCCGGGCGCAGCGCGCCCTGACCAAGCTCGGCTACGGTCCGCTCAAGGATGACGGCCTGATGGGACCCGGCACGAAGGCGGCGATCGAGCGGTTCGAGCGCGACCGCAAGATGCCGGTGAAGGGCGAGGCGGCCGGGCCCACCCTGCGCGCCCTGACCCGCGAGATGACCGCCAAGGCGGGCGGGTAAAGCGTCTCCGGGTCGCAGATGCCGCGCGTGCGGAGCGCTGGGCGTCGGGACGTCGCGCCATCGACGCGGCGGCCATCGGCGCCTATGAACCGCCTATGCCACGCCTTCGCTCGGATTTCTGGGTCTCCGCGCATCTGCGCCGCCTCAACGGCGAGAACATCCCCGCCGTGCAGCGCCGACGCGGTTCGGCGGAGGCGGGAGCGATTTTCATCAAGATCGACCGTCTCGACGGCACCGCCGACCTCTACGGCCCGGCGCCCCAGGCGCTGATCGAGGCGGATGACGCGGGCGATCGCCGTTTCACGCCGATCCTCACCGCCGCCCCGGCCCCGGATGTCGAGGAACGCCTCGCGCGGGAGATCCGCTTCGATTCCGATCTCTGGATCGTCGAGATCGACGACCGCGAAGGCCGGCACGGCCTCCCGCTCGCGGGTTAGAGCATCGTCCCGAACGGTGGTTGCCGGCTTTCGGAAAAAGATGATGCAAAAACAAGTGCCGAGAGCATCGTCCTGGATCCGATATCCAGGGCGATGCTCTCGCGTTCAGGCGCGGCGTCAGCTCGTCCGGCGCAGGCGCGTCGGGAGCACCGTGCGCAGGCGCTCGGCCGCGATGCTGCCGCGCTTGGCTTCGGGGCCGTGCAGCGGCTGGTGCTCGCCCGCGGCGCGCTCCATCACGGGCACGCCGAAGATCGCGCAGAGCAGGTCGCGGGCGGTGGCCCGGCTCGTCTCGCGAAACAGCGTGACGAGGGAGAACACCCGATCGACCGAGCGCGCGACGCTGTCGTTGAGCGTGAGGAAGACGAAGACCGCTTCGCCCTCGCGCAGATCCGCCGCGCGCAATGCAAGCGTCAGCAGGTCGTAGCGGGCGACCGGATCGACGGCGGCGCCGAGATAGTTCGGCGGCAGGCCGAGCCCCTGGCCGAGCGCGGTGATGAAGGCCTGCACGTCGCGGGAATGGGAATGCTCGACGAGACTCGTCGCGAGCGCGCGGGGGGCCGGCGGGCAGGGGCGGAGGGCGGCGGTGGCCTCGACGGCCTGGGTGATCGCGCTGCGTTGCTCCGGACCGGCATAGAGCCAGAGCGGCGCGAGGTCGGCGGGCGGGATGTCGGGCCGGCCGAGCAGGATCCGGGCGAGATCCGCGTCCGTCCGGGCGCGGGCGAGCAGGCGGTCCAGTACGCGGGTGCCGATCAGCGCGCCGGGATTTTTGGCGAGCGCCCGGTCGGCTTCCGCCTCCGTCTCGGGCTCCGGCGGCAGCGCGATGGGAAAGCCGCGGGCTTCGAGCGCGGCGCGCACGCCGTCCGGGACGTCGGGGCATCCCTCGAGCTTCTCGGCGACGATGCGCGCCGTCTCCTCGTCCACCGTCGGGATCAGCCCCGCGGCGAGGGATTCGAACTCCCTGAGGATCGCCCGGTCATGGACCGGAGCGGCCAGGAACAGGTCGGTCTGCACCCGCAGGATCACGGGCTTCAGATCCAGCGCGGGATCGCGCGAGAGCTCGATGAGGCCGGATAGGTCCGGCGCGCCGGCGACCGATGGGGGCATGGCACTCGATTACGCAGAACTTACTCTGGGAGTGAGTCAAACAGTTCTGCGTGAATCGACCTTTAAGGACGCACGAGCGCGAGTGTCCCGCTGCGGCCGGATCAGGCAAGCGCGAGCCGGTCCACGACCTCGGCCACCCGATTCCGGACGGGCTCGGGCAGCGGCAGGATCGGCCGGGGCGGATCGGTTCGGCACAGGCCGAGATGGCGGGCGGCCGCGTAAGTGACCCGCAGGCCTGAGAATTCCTTGAACAGGTCCCAGAGCGGCTGCATCCGCGCGTTCAGGGCGCGTGCCCGCGCGGTCTCGCCGGCTTGA contains:
- a CDS encoding PAS domain-containing sensor histidine kinase, encoding MVVLRKDGALASLFDSRLAGLVHASALAEPGVRFRHERFLISRLATGAVMMAGLPPYLVWRGVPSGLEAIAIASLFLPLLAAVILSRTGSLWVAHALSSLGLTGIVVCLAALTGGASSAASIWLVAVPLEAMISGSRRATIAASVIAVVGAFAIALSGYLPVGSLTLAWPNAIVMPVFAVTAIGHIAAQAMEHMRREGEWRARMQDNEARDRLLLSAIDDLVTWHDANGRVLEASGSAARFVGAEASRLRGHGLLDRVHIGDRPALLQAISDVAAHGAPATVPFRLHLDAARGDGSRTIFAEMRAHRIEAGLAGANGSTVVAVTRDVSEHRRHAQELDRARAEAERADEVKTHFLATVSHELRTPLNAIIGFSDVLGGEGAVSLSPERSREYAGIIAQSGRHLLDVVNTLLDISRIRGGHFDFQPEPVDVEALIRGCCDLMRLKADASGITLTSAPVPAGCALVADARACRQMLINLISNAVKFTPRGGRVEVMVRRGGAYLDIVVSDDGIGITEADLPRLGDPFFQVGGGYGRTHEGTGLGLSVVRGLAGLHGGAVSVESAPGKGTAVTVTLPLDCSRAKTATAGARDGSGNGAKGAAQAQPAPIRTSVRVVAMSEPAPEPIRRPAGLFDPAPLSATPPMRRAG
- a CDS encoding peptidoglycan-binding domain-containing protein, whose product is MRELPARRDQREIVVPGDMRVARGPAKSAPRRKPAPRGPAASGWQAALLSAATGAGRVCRRYPGGVFGTVLGVGAAVYVCVNAMGLQAGPHPAPILPTVEPKPVAARPAAAPVREVRAVETPKPAPVREVPAPVRDSIADMIRSGETTASVTPKAERKPASRPAMTDPKAEAKTEAGKSEGPKPDPTVIRAQRALTKLGYGPLKDDGLMGPGTKAAIERFERDRKMPVKGEAAGPTLRALTREMTAKAGG
- a CDS encoding DUF1491 family protein, translated to MPRLRSDFWVSAHLRRLNGENIPAVQRRRGSAEAGAIFIKIDRLDGTADLYGPAPQALIEADDAGDRRFTPILTAAPAPDVEERLAREIRFDSDLWIVEIDDREGRHGLPLAG
- a CDS encoding DUF2336 domain-containing protein, coding for MPPSVAGAPDLSGLIELSRDPALDLKPVILRVQTDLFLAAPVHDRAILREFESLAAGLIPTVDEETARIVAEKLEGCPDVPDGVRAALEARGFPIALPPEPETEAEADRALAKNPGALIGTRVLDRLLARARTDADLARILLGRPDIPPADLAPLWLYAGPEQRSAITQAVEATAALRPCPPAPRALATSLVEHSHSRDVQAFITALGQGLGLPPNYLGAAVDPVARYDLLTLALRAADLREGEAVFVFLTLNDSVARSVDRVFSLVTLFRETSRATARDLLCAIFGVPVMERAAGEHQPLHGPEAKRGSIAAERLRTVLPTRLRRTS